In Streptomyces alboniger, the following are encoded in one genomic region:
- a CDS encoding RNA 2'-phosphotransferase — protein sequence MKERPSEQRTVKVSKYLSKHLRHQPDRIGLALDENGWVEIDALLAAAAAHRFGITRAELDHVVAVNDKRRFAIEGGQIRANQGHSVDVDLDLPPASPPAYLFHGTVAAHLAAIRAEGLRPMKRHAVHLSPDRETATRVGARRGRPVVLSVDAGAMHHDGHVFQVSANGVWLTSAVPPGYLRFPGPR from the coding sequence ATGAAAGAAAGACCCTCTGAGCAACGCACGGTGAAGGTCTCCAAGTACTTGTCGAAACACCTACGGCATCAACCGGACCGGATCGGCCTCGCCCTCGACGAGAACGGCTGGGTGGAGATCGACGCGCTGCTCGCCGCAGCCGCCGCGCACCGCTTCGGCATCACCCGGGCCGAACTCGACCACGTGGTCGCCGTCAATGACAAACGGCGCTTCGCCATCGAGGGTGGCCAGATCCGCGCCAACCAGGGCCATTCCGTGGACGTCGACCTGGACCTGCCCCCGGCGTCCCCGCCCGCGTACCTCTTCCACGGCACCGTGGCCGCTCACCTGGCCGCGATCCGCGCCGAAGGGCTGCGCCCCATGAAGCGGCACGCCGTGCATCTCTCGCCCGACCGCGAGACCGCGACGCGCGTCGGCGCGCGCCGGGGGCGTCCCGTCGTCCTGTCCGTCGACGCGGGCGCGATGCACCACGACGGCCACGTCTTCCAGGTCAGCGCCAACGGCGTCTGGCTCACGTCCGCGGTCCCGCCCGGCTACCTCCGCTTCCCCGGCCCTCGCTGA
- a CDS encoding M24 family metallopeptidase: MTSAGADELTAELRGFKEVQTLAYECAEAVAAQLKPGVTEREAARMQREWLRERGVRDWFHLPFAWFGDRTAFVNFRIPLQFFPTHRKLEPGMPFILDMAPVYKGFTADIGYSGCLGLNPVHDKLLADLEAHRELILREVRERRPLREIYEDVDRLMVRQGYANRHRAYPFGVIAHKVDRVKERRLTPHLFGFGTQSLKGLASDAIHGHRDGWSPLWSPYKFSDHPPREGLWAVEPHLGFRGTGAKFEEILVVTDSKDPEQSAFWLDDDLPHVRRWAEERAAV, from the coding sequence ATGACCTCAGCAGGTGCAGACGAACTCACCGCGGAACTGCGGGGGTTCAAGGAAGTGCAGACCCTCGCGTATGAATGCGCGGAGGCGGTCGCGGCGCAGCTCAAGCCGGGCGTGACGGAGCGCGAGGCCGCGAGGATGCAGCGCGAGTGGCTGCGGGAGCGGGGTGTGCGGGACTGGTTCCACCTCCCCTTCGCCTGGTTCGGCGACCGCACGGCGTTCGTGAACTTCCGCATACCGCTGCAGTTCTTCCCCACTCACCGCAAGCTGGAGCCGGGGATGCCCTTCATCCTCGACATGGCCCCGGTCTACAAGGGCTTCACGGCCGACATCGGCTACTCGGGCTGCCTGGGCCTCAATCCCGTGCACGACAAGCTGCTCGCCGATCTGGAGGCCCACCGCGAGCTGATCCTGCGCGAGGTGCGCGAGCGCCGTCCGCTGCGCGAGATATACGAGGACGTGGACCGCCTCATGGTCCGCCAGGGCTACGCCAACCGCCATCGCGCGTATCCCTTCGGCGTCATCGCGCACAAGGTCGACCGGGTCAAGGAGCGCCGGCTGACACCGCACCTCTTCGGGTTCGGCACGCAGTCGCTCAAGGGCCTGGCGAGCGACGCGATCCACGGCCACCGGGACGGCTGGTCACCGCTGTGGTCCCCCTACAAATTCTCCGACCACCCGCCCCGGGAGGGGCTCTGGGCGGTCGAACCGCACCTCGGATTCAGGGGTACGGGCGCGAAGTTCGAGGAGATCCTGGTCGTCACCGACTCCAAGGACCCCGAACAGAGCGCGTTCTGGCTGGACGACGACCTGCCGCATGTGCGGCGCTGGGCTGAGGAGAGGGCCGCCGTATGA
- a CDS encoding MerR family transcriptional regulator codes for MRQHARGNTHKATRRTVSVEYRIEDLAHHSGATVRTIRAYQDRGLLPRPERRGRANVYGEAHLARLRQIADLLDRGYTLASIKELLEAWDTGRGLGGVLGLAAEVDGPWTDEKADRITRAELDAAFGGVQDEAAVADAIALGVLEPVPGRDGEFLVPSPQELSVAVELHAAGVPLSAISGHLRELRGQVEHIASRFLEFTTEHIFGRYLGDSPPTEADAAEAASLVRRLRPLAQQSVDAELARAMRLFATRHLRQRLDPKQARRHIEEPQMVTVPASTMRAVKALVGEAGAGAFVAAAVEREVQARTLDSLAATHKKEAIVTQMPSEA; via the coding sequence ATGAGGCAACACGCACGAGGCAATACGCACAAGGCAACACGGAGGACGGTCAGCGTGGAGTACCGCATCGAGGACCTGGCGCACCACAGCGGCGCGACGGTGCGCACGATCCGCGCCTATCAGGACCGCGGGCTGCTCCCCCGCCCAGAGCGGCGCGGTCGGGCCAACGTATACGGGGAAGCGCATCTCGCCCGGCTGCGGCAGATCGCCGATCTGCTCGACCGTGGCTACACCCTGGCCTCCATCAAGGAACTCCTGGAGGCCTGGGACACCGGCCGGGGCCTCGGCGGGGTACTCGGTCTGGCCGCGGAGGTCGACGGTCCCTGGACGGACGAGAAGGCGGACCGAATCACCCGGGCTGAGCTGGACGCCGCGTTCGGGGGCGTGCAGGACGAGGCGGCGGTGGCCGACGCGATCGCGCTCGGCGTGCTGGAGCCGGTGCCGGGACGCGACGGCGAGTTTCTGGTGCCGAGCCCCCAAGAGCTTTCCGTGGCCGTCGAGTTGCATGCCGCGGGAGTCCCGTTGTCAGCAATATCGGGCCATTTGCGGGAGTTGAGGGGGCAGGTCGAGCACATAGCTTCGCGTTTCCTGGAGTTCACCACGGAGCATATCTTTGGTCGCTATCTCGGAGACAGTCCACCGACCGAGGCGGATGCCGCCGAGGCCGCTTCCCTCGTACGCAGGCTTAGGCCGCTCGCGCAGCAGTCCGTCGACGCCGAACTGGCGCGCGCCATGCGCCTCTTCGCGACCCGGCATCTTCGCCAGCGCCTCGACCCAAAGCAGGCGCGTCGGCACATTGAGGAGCCGCAGATGGTGACAGTCCCGGCGTCCACAATGCGCGCTGTAAAGGCGCTGGTTGGTGAGGCGGGTGCTGGGGCGTTCGTAGCGGCGGCCGTCGAACGCGAAGTGCAGGCAAGGACATTGGACTCACTTGCGGCAACACATAAGAAGGAGGCCATAGTTACACAAATGCCCTCTGAAGCCTAA
- a CDS encoding HAD family hydrolase, whose translation MSHPAPVTPSFPYKLVATDLDGTLLRPDDTVSGRTRDALTAATAAGAAHIIVTGRAVPWTRHILDDLGYDGIAVCGQGAQVYHAGEHRLLTSVTLDRQLAGLALAKIEAEIGPLALAASRDGLDGEILVGPGYAVQDGPLPTVPFTDVSDLWAAPLNKVYIQHPGLGDDALTDVARRVAGDLVGVTMAGEGVVELLPLGLSKATGLSLAARRLGAKAVDTIAFGDMPNDIPMFGWAAHGVAMANAHEELKAIADEVTTSNEADGIAVVLERLLP comes from the coding sequence GTGAGCCACCCAGCTCCGGTCACGCCGTCCTTTCCTTACAAGCTGGTCGCGACCGACCTCGACGGGACGCTGCTGCGCCCCGACGACACGGTCTCGGGACGTACGCGCGACGCGCTCACCGCGGCCACCGCGGCGGGCGCCGCGCACATCATCGTCACCGGCCGTGCCGTGCCGTGGACACGGCACATCCTCGACGACCTCGGTTACGACGGGATAGCCGTCTGCGGGCAGGGCGCGCAGGTCTACCACGCGGGGGAGCACCGGCTGCTCACCTCGGTGACGCTCGACCGGCAGCTCGCGGGTCTTGCGCTGGCGAAGATCGAGGCGGAGATCGGCCCGCTCGCGCTGGCCGCGAGCCGTGACGGGCTCGACGGCGAGATCCTGGTCGGCCCCGGGTATGCGGTCCAGGACGGGCCGCTGCCGACCGTCCCGTTCACGGACGTGTCCGACCTGTGGGCCGCCCCGCTGAACAAGGTGTACATCCAGCACCCCGGCCTCGGCGACGACGCGCTGACGGACGTGGCGCGCCGGGTGGCGGGCGATCTGGTCGGCGTGACCATGGCGGGCGAGGGCGTCGTAGAACTGCTCCCGCTCGGCCTCTCCAAGGCCACGGGCCTCTCCCTGGCGGCCCGCCGCCTGGGCGCGAAGGCCGTGGACACGATCGCCTTCGGCGACATGCCGAACGACATCCCCATGTTCGGCTGGGCGGCACACGGCGTGGCCATGGCCAACGCACACGAGGAACTCAAGGCGATCGCGGACGAGGTGACCACGTCGAACGAGGCGGACGGCATCGCGGTGGTCCTGGAGCGATTGCTTCCCTGA
- a CDS encoding metal-dependent hydrolase — MNEEKRPGAGVEERPAADGHYAIVPRRVSFDWDETPLHWIPDEPTATHVINVLHLLLPAGERWFVKVFKEGLPLVTDPVLRGDVKGFMGQEATHSVQHAHVLDHLAAQRLDTAAFTRYVDFLFEKLLGEKPPWGVPVPTQEWLRFRLSIVAAIEQFTAVLGNWVLHADGLDRAGADEVMLDLLRWHGAEEVEHRAVAFDMYQHCGGEGLPRYARRIVGMTVTAPVMLYLWVWGTAYLIRHDPQLAGRLRYSLAEHNRAVAKGLLPTWREIGTAIPRYLRRSYHPSQEGSLRKAVAYLAQSPAARAAAGAVGRAALA, encoded by the coding sequence GTGAACGAGGAGAAAAGGCCCGGCGCGGGCGTCGAGGAGCGCCCGGCCGCCGATGGGCACTACGCGATCGTGCCGCGCCGGGTCTCGTTCGACTGGGACGAGACGCCGCTGCACTGGATACCGGACGAGCCGACCGCCACCCACGTCATCAACGTCCTGCATCTGCTGCTCCCCGCGGGGGAGCGGTGGTTCGTGAAGGTCTTCAAGGAAGGTCTGCCGCTCGTCACCGATCCGGTGCTGCGCGGGGACGTCAAGGGGTTCATGGGTCAGGAGGCCACGCACAGCGTGCAGCACGCGCATGTGCTCGACCACCTGGCGGCGCAGCGGCTCGACACCGCCGCGTTCACCCGGTACGTCGACTTCCTCTTCGAGAAACTCCTCGGCGAGAAGCCGCCGTGGGGAGTCCCCGTACCGACGCAGGAGTGGCTGCGCTTCCGGCTGTCGATCGTCGCCGCGATCGAGCAGTTCACGGCGGTCCTCGGGAACTGGGTGCTGCACGCCGACGGCCTCGACCGCGCCGGTGCCGACGAGGTGATGCTCGACCTGCTGCGCTGGCACGGAGCGGAGGAGGTCGAGCACCGCGCGGTCGCCTTCGACATGTACCAGCACTGCGGCGGCGAGGGCCTGCCCCGGTACGCCCGCCGCATCGTCGGCATGACGGTCACGGCGCCCGTGATGCTGTACCTGTGGGTGTGGGGCACGGCCTATCTGATCCGCCACGATCCCCAACTGGCGGGCCGCTTGCGGTACTCACTGGCCGAGCACAACAGGGCGGTCGCCAAGGGCCTGCTGCCCACCTGGCGCGAGATCGGCACGGCGATACCCCGCTATCTGCGGCGGTCGTACCATCCCTCGCAGGAGGGCTCGCTGCGCAAGGCCGTCGCGTACCTGGCGCAGTCGCCCGCGGCGCGGGCCGCGGCGGGCGCGGTGGGCCGCGCCGCGCTCGCCTAG
- a CDS encoding SDR family oxidoreductase — protein MTTGAVAVRMKDARERWVRTGGVELCVAELGDPERPTVLLVHGYPDSKEVWSEVAERLADRFHVVLYDVRGHGRSTAPRPLRGGFTLEKLTDDFVAVIDAVSPDEPVHVVGHDWGSVQSWEFVTVKRTEGRIASFTSMSGPSLDHFGHWIKKRVSRPTPRKVGQLLGQGAKSWYVYMLHTPVLPELAWRGPLGKRWPRILQRVEKVPAGDYPTPSLPQDAAHGAWLYRDNIRARLRRPRADAYAHAPVQLITPSGDAFLSERLYDDLELWAPQLVRRTLPAKHWVPRTRPDQLAAWIGAFVTSNEDGMPAKDSVATGRYADRFGGQLVLVTGAGSGIGRATAFAFAEAGARVVAVDRDAESAARTAEMSRLIGAPEAWGETVDVADEQAMEKLAEKVAREYGVVDVLVNNAGIGLSGSFLDTSSEDWKKVLDVNLWGVIHGCRLFGGQMAERGQGGHIVNTASAAAYQPSKALPAYSTSKAAVLMLSECLRAELAGRGIGVSAICPGFVNTNITSTSRFVGVDAAEEQRRQKRTSRLYGLRNYPPEKVADAVLRAVVRNQAVVPVTPEARGAHLMSRFTPRALRAIARLEPPL, from the coding sequence ATGACGACCGGAGCAGTCGCCGTGAGGATGAAGGACGCCCGCGAGCGCTGGGTGCGTACGGGCGGGGTGGAGCTGTGCGTCGCCGAGCTGGGCGATCCCGAGCGGCCGACGGTCCTGCTCGTGCACGGCTACCCGGATTCCAAGGAGGTGTGGTCCGAGGTCGCCGAGCGCCTCGCGGACCGCTTCCACGTCGTGCTGTACGACGTGCGCGGGCACGGCAGGTCGACGGCTCCGCGGCCGCTCCGGGGCGGCTTCACCCTGGAGAAGCTGACCGACGACTTCGTGGCGGTGATCGACGCGGTCAGCCCGGACGAGCCGGTGCACGTGGTGGGGCACGACTGGGGCTCGGTGCAGTCCTGGGAGTTCGTCACGGTGAAGCGGACCGAGGGGCGGATCGCGTCCTTCACATCGATGTCGGGGCCCTCGCTCGACCACTTCGGGCACTGGATCAAGAAGCGGGTGTCCCGGCCCACGCCCCGCAAGGTCGGCCAGCTCCTCGGCCAGGGCGCCAAGTCCTGGTACGTCTACATGCTGCACACCCCGGTCCTCCCCGAGCTCGCCTGGCGCGGCCCGCTCGGCAAGCGCTGGCCAAGGATCCTCCAGCGCGTGGAGAAGGTCCCCGCGGGGGACTACCCGACGCCGTCGCTGCCCCAGGACGCCGCGCACGGAGCCTGGCTCTACCGGGACAACATCCGGGCGAGGCTGCGCAGGCCCCGCGCGGACGCGTACGCCCACGCGCCCGTGCAGCTCATCACGCCCTCCGGGGACGCCTTCCTGTCCGAGCGACTCTACGACGACCTGGAGCTGTGGGCGCCTCAGCTGGTCCGGCGCACCCTGCCGGCCAAGCACTGGGTTCCGCGCACCCGCCCCGACCAGTTGGCCGCGTGGATCGGCGCGTTCGTGACGAGCAACGAGGACGGCATGCCCGCGAAGGACAGCGTGGCCACGGGGAGGTACGCCGACCGGTTCGGCGGCCAGCTCGTGCTGGTCACCGGCGCGGGCAGCGGCATCGGGCGGGCCACCGCCTTCGCGTTCGCCGAGGCGGGCGCGCGCGTGGTGGCCGTCGACAGGGACGCGGAGAGCGCGGCGCGTACGGCGGAGATGTCCCGCCTGATCGGCGCCCCCGAGGCCTGGGGCGAGACGGTGGACGTCGCCGACGAGCAGGCCATGGAGAAGCTCGCCGAGAAGGTCGCCAGGGAGTACGGGGTCGTGGACGTCCTGGTGAACAACGCGGGCATCGGCCTCTCCGGATCCTTCCTCGACACCAGCTCCGAGGACTGGAAGAAGGTCCTCGACGTCAATCTGTGGGGCGTGATCCACGGCTGCCGTCTCTTCGGCGGGCAGATGGCCGAGCGCGGACAGGGCGGCCACATCGTCAACACCGCGTCGGCGGCGGCGTACCAGCCCTCCAAGGCGCTGCCCGCCTACAGCACCTCCAAGGCCGCGGTCCTGATGCTCAGCGAGTGTCTGCGCGCGGAGCTGGCGGGCCGGGGCATCGGGGTCTCCGCGATCTGCCCGGGCTTCGTGAACACCAACATCACGTCGACGTCGCGTTTCGTCGGGGTCGACGCCGCCGAGGAGCAGCGCCGCCAGAAGCGCACCTCCCGGCTCTACGGCCTGCGCAACTACCCGCCGGAAAAGGTCGCCGACGCCGTCCTGCGCGCGGTCGTCCGGAACCAGGCGGTCGTCCCGGTCACCCCTGAGGCCCGCGGCGCCCACCTCATGTCCCGCTTCACGCCCAGGGCACTGCGCGCGATCGCCCGATTGGAGCCGCCGCTGTGA
- a CDS encoding ABC transporter permease, protein MYDPTVARLTYRALLGRRRALILFALPVLLIVMAGAVRGFNGADDQVAVDILGGFALATMVPIIGVIAGTGAIGPEIDDGSVVYLLSKPVKRPTIIFTKLIVAIAVTMAFSAIPTFIAGMILNGNGQQIAIAYTIAALVASITYAAIFLLLGTITRHAVVFGLVYALVWEALFGSLVAGARTLSVQQWSLAVAQKVGDGDLITSDVGLPTATILLVAVTLVTTWYAGQKLRSLKLAGEE, encoded by the coding sequence ATGTACGACCCCACAGTCGCCCGGCTCACCTACCGGGCCCTGCTCGGCCGCCGCCGGGCCCTCATCCTCTTCGCCCTGCCCGTCCTGCTGATCGTCATGGCCGGTGCCGTACGCGGCTTCAACGGCGCCGACGACCAAGTGGCCGTCGACATCCTCGGCGGCTTCGCGCTCGCCACGATGGTGCCGATCATCGGCGTCATCGCGGGCACGGGCGCCATCGGCCCGGAGATCGACGACGGCTCGGTCGTCTATCTCCTCTCCAAGCCGGTGAAGCGGCCCACGATCATCTTCACCAAGCTGATCGTCGCCATCGCCGTCACCATGGCCTTCTCCGCGATCCCCACCTTCATCGCGGGGATGATCCTCAACGGCAACGGCCAGCAGATCGCCATCGCGTACACGATCGCGGCCCTGGTCGCCTCCATCACGTACGCCGCGATATTCCTGCTCCTCGGCACGATCACCCGGCATGCCGTGGTCTTCGGGCTCGTCTACGCCCTGGTGTGGGAGGCCCTCTTCGGGTCGCTCGTCGCGGGGGCGCGCACGCTCAGCGTCCAGCAGTGGTCCCTCGCCGTGGCCCAGAAGGTCGGCGACGGCGACCTGATCACCTCGGACGTCGGTCTGCCGACGGCGACGATCCTGCTGGTCGCCGTCACGCTGGTCACGACCTGGTACGCGGGACAGAAGCTCCGCTCCCTGAAGCTGGCCGGGGAGGAGTAG
- a CDS encoding ABC transporter ATP-binding protein: MTTINIDHTSRWFGNVVAVNDITMNIGPGVTGLLGPNGAGKSTLINMMGGFLAPSTGSVTLDGKPIWRNEQIYKDIGIVPEREAMYDFLTGREFVVANAELHGLDERAAKKALATVEMEYAQDRKISTYSKGMRQRVKMASALVHDPSVLLLDEPFNGMDPRQRMQLMELLRTMGAQGRTVLFSSHILEEVEQLASHIEVIVAGRHAASGDFRKIRRLMTDRPHRYLIRSSDDRALAAALIADPSTAGIEVDLKEGALRIQAVDFGRFTTLLPRVAREHGIRLLTVSPSDESLESVFSYLVAA; encoded by the coding sequence ATGACCACGATCAACATCGACCACACGTCCCGCTGGTTCGGCAACGTCGTGGCCGTCAACGACATCACCATGAACATCGGCCCGGGAGTCACGGGGCTCCTCGGTCCGAACGGCGCGGGCAAGTCCACGCTCATCAACATGATGGGCGGATTCCTCGCCCCCTCCACGGGCAGCGTCACGCTCGACGGCAAGCCGATCTGGCGCAACGAACAGATCTACAAGGACATCGGCATCGTCCCCGAGCGCGAGGCGATGTACGACTTCCTCACCGGACGTGAATTCGTCGTCGCCAATGCCGAGTTGCACGGCCTGGACGAGCGGGCCGCCAAGAAGGCCCTCGCCACGGTCGAGATGGAGTACGCGCAGGACCGGAAGATCTCCACGTACAGCAAGGGCATGCGCCAGCGCGTGAAGATGGCCTCCGCCCTGGTCCACGACCCGTCGGTGCTCCTGCTCGACGAGCCGTTCAACGGCATGGACCCGCGCCAGCGCATGCAGCTGATGGAGCTTCTGCGGACCATGGGCGCCCAGGGCCGCACGGTTCTCTTCTCGTCCCACATCCTCGAAGAGGTCGAGCAGCTGGCCTCGCACATCGAGGTCATCGTCGCAGGACGGCACGCCGCGAGCGGGGACTTCCGCAAGATCCGCCGCCTGATGACCGACCGGCCCCACCGCTATCTGATCCGCTCCAGCGACGACCGCGCCCTGGCCGCCGCGCTGATCGCCGACCCGTCGACGGCCGGAATCGAAGTCGACCTCAAGGAGGGCGCGTTGCGCATTCAGGCGGTCGACTTCGGCCGGTTCACCACGCTGCTGCCCCGGGTCGCCCGTGAGCACGGCATCCGGCTGCTGACGGTCTCGCCCTCGGACGAGTCCCTCGAGTCGGTCTTCTCCTACCTCGTCGCGGCCTGA
- the serS gene encoding serine--tRNA ligase: MIDLRLLREDPDRVRASQRARGEDVALVDALLSADERRRSSGARFDELRSEQKALGKLIPKASPEEKQDLLKKAGELSAAVKAADAEQDEADEEAKRLLQQLGNIVHPDVPVGGEEDFVVLDTIGTPRDFAAEGFEPKDHLELGEMLGAIDVERGAKVSGSRFYYLTGVGALLELALVNAAIAQATEAGFIPMLTPALVRPRAMEGTGFLGQAAENVYHLEKDDYYLVGTSEVALAGYHMDEIIDADKLPLRYAGFSPCFRREAGTYGKDTRGIFRVHQFDKVEMFSYVDPADAENEHKRLLEWEKQWLTGLGLPFQVIDVATGDLGASASRKFDCEAWIPTQGKYRELTSASNCDGFQARRLSIRMRDNRDGKKVMQPLATLNGTLCAVPRTIVALLENHQQADGSVWVPEVLRPYLGGREILEPIAK; this comes from the coding sequence GTGATTGACCTTCGCCTGCTCCGTGAGGACCCCGACCGTGTTCGCGCCTCCCAGCGCGCCCGTGGAGAGGACGTCGCGCTCGTCGACGCCCTGCTCTCCGCCGATGAGCGGCGCAGGTCGTCCGGCGCCCGCTTCGACGAGCTGCGCTCCGAACAGAAGGCGCTCGGCAAGCTGATCCCGAAGGCGTCGCCCGAGGAGAAGCAGGACCTCCTGAAGAAGGCGGGCGAGCTGTCCGCCGCGGTCAAGGCGGCCGACGCCGAGCAGGACGAGGCCGACGAGGAGGCCAAGCGCCTCCTCCAGCAGCTCGGGAACATCGTCCACCCCGACGTCCCGGTCGGCGGCGAGGAGGACTTCGTCGTCCTCGACACGATCGGCACCCCGCGCGACTTCGCGGCCGAGGGCTTCGAGCCCAAGGACCACCTGGAGCTGGGCGAGATGCTCGGCGCCATCGACGTCGAGCGCGGCGCGAAGGTCTCGGGCTCGCGCTTCTACTACCTGACCGGCGTCGGCGCGCTCCTCGAACTGGCCCTGGTGAACGCGGCGATCGCCCAGGCGACGGAGGCCGGGTTCATCCCGATGCTGACGCCCGCCCTGGTCCGGCCGCGCGCCATGGAGGGCACGGGCTTCCTCGGCCAGGCCGCGGAGAACGTGTACCACCTGGAGAAGGACGACTACTACCTGGTCGGCACCTCCGAGGTCGCGCTCGCCGGTTACCACATGGACGAGATCATCGACGCCGACAAGCTGCCCCTGCGGTACGCGGGCTTCTCGCCCTGCTTCCGCCGCGAGGCAGGCACGTACGGCAAGGACACCCGCGGCATCTTCCGCGTGCACCAGTTCGACAAGGTCGAGATGTTCTCGTACGTCGACCCGGCCGACGCGGAGAACGAGCACAAGCGCCTCCTGGAGTGGGAGAAGCAGTGGCTGACCGGCCTCGGCCTGCCCTTCCAGGTGATCGACGTGGCGACCGGTGACCTCGGTGCCTCGGCCTCGCGCAAGTTCGACTGCGAGGCGTGGATCCCCACCCAGGGCAAGTACCGCGAGCTGACCTCCGCCTCGAACTGCGACGGCTTCCAGGCCCGCCGCCTGTCGATCCGGATGCGCGACAACCGCGACGGCAAGAAGGTCATGCAGCCGCTCGCGACGCTGAACGGCACGCTGTGCGCCGTCCCGCGCACGATCGTGGCGCTCCTGGAGAACCACCAGCAGGCCGACGGCTCCGTGTGGGTGCCCGAGGTGCTGCGTCCCTACCTCGGGGGACGAGAGATTCTGGAGCCCATCGCCAAGTGA
- a CDS encoding ABC transporter permease, translating into MSAESTQIHNIGYRNYDGPRLGRAYARRSLFSQSLRGAYGLGRSAKSKVLPMILFAVMCVPAAIMVAVAVATKAKDLPVDYTRYAIFLQAVISLFLAAQAPQTVSRDLRFKTVPLYFSRPIERGDYVLAKLAAMSSALFVLTAAPLLVLYVGALLAKLNFADQTKGFAQGLVSVALLSLFFSGIALVISAITPRRGFGIAAVIAVMTITYGAVSTVQAIAYEQGSTEAIAWLGLFSPITLIDGVQTAFLGATSAFPGGEGPSSGVGVVYVLVVLGLIAGCYGAMMRRYRKVGL; encoded by the coding sequence ATGAGCGCTGAGTCCACCCAGATCCACAACATCGGGTACAGGAATTACGACGGCCCGCGCCTCGGCCGTGCCTATGCCCGCCGCTCGCTCTTCTCCCAGAGCCTGCGCGGCGCGTACGGCCTCGGGCGCTCCGCCAAGTCCAAGGTCCTGCCGATGATCCTCTTCGCGGTGATGTGCGTGCCCGCCGCGATCATGGTGGCGGTCGCCGTGGCCACCAAGGCCAAGGACCTCCCCGTCGACTACACGCGCTACGCGATCTTCCTGCAAGCCGTCATCAGCCTGTTCCTGGCCGCCCAGGCCCCGCAGACCGTCTCCCGAGACCTGCGTTTCAAGACCGTGCCGCTCTATTTCTCCCGGCCCATCGAGCGCGGTGACTACGTCCTCGCGAAGCTCGCCGCGATGTCCTCCGCCCTCTTCGTCCTGACGGCCGCGCCGCTGCTGGTGCTCTACGTAGGAGCCCTGCTCGCCAAGCTCAACTTCGCGGACCAGACGAAGGGCTTCGCCCAGGGCCTGGTCTCCGTGGCCCTGCTCTCCCTCTTCTTCTCCGGCATCGCCCTGGTGATCTCGGCGATCACACCCCGCCGCGGCTTCGGCATCGCCGCCGTCATCGCCGTCATGACCATCACGTACGGCGCGGTGTCCACGGTCCAGGCCATCGCCTACGAACAGGGCAGCACCGAAGCCATCGCCTGGCTCGGCCTCTTCTCGCCGATCACGCTCATCGACGGAGTGCAGACCGCCTTCCTCGGCGCGACGTCCGCTTTCCCCGGCGGGGAGGGCCCCTCGTCCGGCGTCGGCGTCGTCTACGTACTCGTCGTCCTCGGCCTCATCGCGGGCTGCTACGGCGCGATGATGCGCCGCTACCGAAAGGTCGGCCTCTGA
- a CDS encoding ABC transporter ATP-binding protein: MIATESLSKRFPRVTALDRLSMDIGPGVTGLVGSNGAGKSTLIKILLGLSPATEGRAAVLGLDVATSGGQIRERVGYMPEHDCLPPDVSATEFVVHMARMSGLPPTAARERTADTLRHVGLYEERYRPIGGYSTGMKQRVKLAQALVHDPQLVFLDEPTNGLDPVGRDEMLGLIRRVHTDFGISVLVTSHLLGELERTCDHVVVIDGGKLLRSSSTTDFTQTTTTLAVEVTDTDEHPDGTRVLRDALRGRGIETETGGELPGAGHTILLTAEGEETYDLVRDLVADLGLGLIRMEQRRHHIAEVFKDQDEDRPAPVPERAAAWAATAQQTGGGRDER, translated from the coding sequence GTGATCGCGACCGAAAGCCTGAGCAAGCGGTTCCCGAGGGTGACCGCGCTTGACCGGCTCTCCATGGATATCGGGCCCGGTGTGACCGGACTCGTCGGGTCCAATGGAGCCGGCAAGTCCACACTGATCAAGATCCTGCTGGGTCTGTCCCCCGCCACGGAGGGCCGCGCCGCCGTGCTCGGCCTCGACGTCGCCACCAGCGGCGGCCAGATCCGCGAGCGCGTGGGGTACATGCCCGAGCACGACTGCCTGCCACCCGACGTCTCGGCCACCGAGTTCGTCGTCCACATGGCGCGCATGTCCGGACTCCCGCCCACAGCGGCCCGCGAGCGCACCGCGGACACCCTGCGACACGTCGGGCTCTACGAGGAGCGGTACCGCCCCATCGGCGGCTATTCGACAGGCATGAAGCAGCGCGTGAAGCTCGCCCAGGCCCTCGTCCACGACCCCCAGCTGGTCTTCCTGGACGAGCCGACGAACGGCCTGGACCCCGTCGGCCGCGACGAGATGCTCGGCCTGATCCGGCGCGTCCACACCGACTTCGGCATCTCCGTCCTCGTCACCTCACACCTCCTGGGCGAGCTGGAGCGCACCTGTGACCACGTCGTCGTCATCGACGGCGGCAAGCTCCTGCGGTCCAGCTCCACCACGGACTTCACCCAGACCACCACGACCCTGGCCGTCGAGGTCACCGACACCGACGAACACCCCGACGGCACGCGCGTGTTGCGCGACGCGCTGCGCGGGCGCGGCATCGAGACGGAGACCGGCGGCGAACTGCCCGGCGCGGGCCACACGATCCTGCTCACCGCCGAGGGCGAGGAGACATACGACCTCGTGCGCGACCTTGTCGCCGACCTCGGCCTCGGCCTGATCAGGATGGAGCAGCGCAGGCACCACATCGCCGAGGTCTTCAAGGACCAGGACGAGGACCGGCCGGCGCCCGTCCCCGAGCGCGCCGCCGCGTGGGCCGCCACCGCACAGCAGACAGGAGGCGGACGCGATGAGCGCTGA